Sequence from the Catenuloplanes indicus genome:
CCGCGGCAGCCTCGGTGCCGGTGCGGCCGTCCAGGTCCTCGAACGCGGCGTCCGCGGCCGTGATCGCATCCTTCGCGTCGCCGATCCGGCGCTCGGCCACGTCGAGACGGCCGTCCATGGTGGCCGCGACCGCCTCGTTGACCGTCCCGATCGTCGGGTTGAGCACGTCGGTCACGGCTTTTGCGTTGCGCAGCACCGGTTCGACGTTGGTGAACCAGTCGAGCGCCGCGTCCAGGTCGGCGGACGTGTCGACGAACATCGGCTCCGGCGCGCCGGACCCGGCCGCGAGCCGGGCCAGCTGGTCCCGCTGCGCGTCCTCGACCCGGTAGCCGATCATCCGGAACTCGATCTCCAGTCCGGCCGCCTCGATCCGGTCGCTGATCTCCCGCTGGACGTAGGCGGTGTCCGGGTCGCAGCCGTCCGCGCCCTGCCGGGTCACCACCACGATCCGGTTGACCTGCTTGGCGGCCTGCGCGAACGGGCGACTGAAGTCCTCGATCGCCTGCACGATCCCACGCTGCAGCGTGGCCGTGCCACCGCCGCGCACATCCGCGGCCGCGGCCGCGATCGCATCCCGGTTACCGGTGCCGAAGTCGACGAGCTGCGTGGTGTTGTCGTCCGCGCCGCACGCCCCGCCGAAACTGCGCAACGCCAGCGAATCCCGGTCCCCCGAGTTTCCGACGACGGTCCGCAGCGACTCGGTGATCTCCGCCAGCCCCGCGGGGCCGGCGGCCGCGGACGCGTCGATCAGGAACTCGGTCTTGTAGGTCGGCGCGAACTGCGGCAGCACCAGCTTCACCACCGCGGCCGTCCCCGCGGCGGCCACGGCCAGCGCGAGCACCGAGATCACCGCGACCCGCACGCTGCGCGGCAGGTCCATCCGGAAGATGTTGTACTGACGATTGTGGTCACCGCGCTGGACGCCGAAGGCGCCCCTCGCGTCGACATCG
This genomic interval carries:
- a CDS encoding vWA domain-containing protein, translated to MAREPADVDARGAFGVQRGDHNRQYNIFRMDLPRSVRVAVISVLALAVAAAGTAAVVKLVLPQFAPTYKTEFLIDASAAAGPAGLAEITESLRTVVGNSGDRDSLALRSFGGACGADDNTTQLVDFGTGNRDAIAAAAADVRGGGTATLQRGIVQAIEDFSRPFAQAAKQVNRIVVVTRQGADGCDPDTAYVQREISDRIEAAGLEIEFRMIGYRVEDAQRDQLARLAAGSGAPEPMFVDTSADLDAALDWFTNVEPVLRNAKAVTDVLNPTIGTVNEAVAATMDGRLDVAERRIGDAKDAITAADAAFEDLDGRTGTEAAADLSRRARKLKDLQRGVVESAETLLADARDGRPLGPGHAAFAEVAGGYNTEADAMNKALAALRATAPKTLR